A single Euwallacea similis isolate ESF13 chromosome 1, ESF131.1, whole genome shotgun sequence DNA region contains:
- the wake gene encoding ankyrin repeat and fibronectin type-III domain-containing protein 1 isoform X3, producing MGKVKSTPGKKRHKMADLVTERRKIVNLKRSKSVRASIKSIGAKFLSTNSSPVRDLLNKTPSMTSLPEYYHFHLNPPVETILKTPMVKNGKPFRKVEKFNKSKRDLLDGHLKVTTPPEVVAPKAAQLLQIPLMEKENLKRIHSEKCLQHAKFSDFKYDYRNSGFQRNALRLSITGRRKRITRRNSSLSDDETMKFPTLSGDLEMEVASIPLARGLPPPTHKPSKKEAKLMQQKLEKLARINIHLHALFSAIECGHLEKAKTILESTDADVNSINSDLLSPLDIAVLSNNRSMAKMLTSFGAKDGNQFSTPEKLGSHLRQILCEAEMRLQELGGLLDEPLVGLNTRASFSSMLSAGSSSSMTGCAGGDTEKQAVAWSRKAKTLKRLVLGFTQARPPDVPSLVAADITGKNVVTIRLAEPACQDSPITTKFLVQWSTRSDFSIISGHEELTDMSDLRCQIELTQGRRYYFRACCGNLKGYGMFRTCTPSSVVPSTWRDIERRDPRFTESNQHLDQLIEEVRQFRPSTEMLESAGPNPQRRAQRKKTTIKQLFTAASKFQKNLKRGIYLACILYHEDKVLVTNEEFLPVIEVDESFPSCINGDLYWLMRVANTWDDTKCLKNVMEEHTSSTLHFRTKLLLAALQMQSSLCLQDLGQLYYKPIRDSQGTVVISTINYVKSPKSVSVLNSRWLPMNKVFKKTILSEDSNISDVLMASIQDQINYHQVSSLKLGRGLYLAYLKMQSSVDMIHLVVSAKTPNMLPHCKVRDNPHISAEEWEYLKQQHLPDVLDNATELQRNFLELVTSAAKRLFNYMDITNEDANTHRLYDAEVIELTEEVSFIVICPPAEFSCAVPGQREILLQRGDLVSLPIQVFEMIHMNTYQSTIVQKYSKLSCLLELDAATASHLHREAFSNSELAVAKERLSKLQDLQNKLESIWKSVRWLADVITFARDKNMGCICMRYILEKEVGVSTSPKRDLLQLPPPKVIKTTPGRGSWPGPGATNMTPQTNLMSEYSKSEQHLNINGSVSHYLSACSDPDSIRKDSDSFTSASEYLSQLAPSRSEDVLFSVPASSSTRLPGASPMNVRPQYGGSMVSVSTLNTADSLHSLSSDSDPIGNSTPKKKGKPKMVPSKSMANVKQHFLGPTNEDHNVMFLTVDHAVPHRNLESSLSKSLTNIRASSDFNPEADSPNCPVVFPEIFNLPSDDPEPYAKDNYDILQIYAAYETGLVIGTSLKVYVTPRTTAREVVNVVVRQLNMAVILKGKKGPIYSRDMLKNFCLVAIIGARERCLRDDFKPLLLQNPWKLGRLYVRRKHDVLAALDHSSKLDRIETNRIDRI from the exons ATGGGTAAGGTAAAAAGTACCCCGGGCAAGAAGAGGCACAAAATGGCAGATCTCGTCACGGAGAGACGTAAAATCGTCAATTTGAAGCGTTCAAAATCGGTCAGGGCATCTATCAAGTCGATAGGGGCCAAGTTTTTGAGCACCAATTCCTCCCCGGTTAGGGACCTGCTCAATAAAACCCCCTCAATGACCAGTCTTCCGGAGTATTACCACTTCCACCTAAATCCGCCAGTGGAGACCATCCTCAAGACTCCCATGGTTAAGAACGGGAAACCGTTCAGAAAGGTagagaaattcaataaaagcaAAAGGGATCTTTTGGATGGACACCTGAAGGTGACCACTCCGCCAGAGGTAGTGGCTCCCAAAGCCGCTCAATTGCTGCAAATTCCCCTTATGGAGAAAGAGAACTTGAAGAGGATTCATAGTGAAAAGTGTCTGCAGCATGCGAAGTTCAGCGACTTTAAGTATGATTACAGGAATAGCGGGTTTCAGAGGAATGCCTTGAGGCTGTCCATTACCGGGAGACGAAAGAGGATCACGAGGAGGAATTCGTCGCTGTCCGATGATGAAACTATGA AATTCCCCACCCTTTCGGGCGACCTTGAGATGGAGGTGGCGAGCATCCCCCTGGCGAGGGGGCTCCCACCTCCCACTCACAAACCGAGCAAAAAGGAGGCTAAACTCATGCAACAGAAGCTGGAAAAACTCGCCAGGATTAATATACATTTGCACG CTCTGTTTTCGGCAATCGAATGCGGACATTTAGAAAAGGCCAAAACAATACTGGAATCGACGGACGCAGATGTTAATAG CATAAATTCGGATCTGCTGTCGCCGTTGGATATTGCTGTTCTAAGCAATAACCGGTCGATGGCCAAAATGCTCACCTCTTTTGGGGCCAAAGATGGAAATCAAT TTTCTACGCCGGAAAAACTGGGATCCCATTTAAGGCAAATTCTCTGCGAAGCCGAGATGCGCCTTCAAGAGCTCGGGGGGCTGCTGGATGAGCCTCTAGTCGGTCTAAACACCAGAGCTTCCTTCTCCAGTATGCTCAGCGCCGGGTCTTCTTCTTCAATGACGG GTTGTGCGGGCGGGGATACGGAAAAGCAGGCAGTGGCATGGAGCCGGAAAGCGAAAACCCTTAAAAGACTCGTGCTGGGCTTCACTCAGGCCCGACCCCCCGATGTACCATCCCTGGTCGCGGCTGATATTACTGGGAAGAACGTAGTGACCATTAGATTAGCAGAGCCCGCTTGCCAAGACTCGCCTATAACCACAAAGTTTCTAG TGCAATGGTCTACTCGCTcggatttttccataatttccGGCCATGAGGAGCTGACCGATATGTCTGACTTGCGATGCCAAATCGAATTGACTCAAGGCAGGAGGTACTACTTCAGGGCTTGTTGCGGGAATCTCAAGGGGTATGGGATGTTCAGAACTTGTACTCCGTCATCGGTAGTTCCGTCCACTTGGAGAGATATAGAGCGGAGAGATCCTAG ATTCACTGAAAGCAACCAGCATTTAGATCAATTAATAGAGGAAGTGAGACAGTTTCGACCCTCGACTGAAATGCTCGAATCGGCAGGCCCAAACCCCCAAAGAAGAGCTCAAAGGAAAAAGACCACAATTAAGCAGCTTTTTACGGCCGCCagcaaatttcaaaagaacttaaaaaG GGGCATATACTTAGCCTGTATTCTCTACCACGAAGATAAAGTCCTGGTAACCAACGAAGAATTCCTCCCTGTGATTGAGGTGGATGAATCATTCCCCAGTTGCATTAACGGCGATCTCTATTGGCTTATGAGGGTAGCGAACACTTGGGACGATACCAAGtgtctcaaaaatgttatggaGGAGCACACTTCTTCTACTCTACACTTTAGGACCAAATTACTACTTGCAGCCCTCCAAATGCAATCCTCATTATGTCTACAG GACCTTGGACAGCTCTACTACAAGCCCATAAGAGACTCCCAAGGCACCGTAGTGATCAGCACTATAAATTATGTGAAATCTCCCAAAAGCGTGAGCGTGCTGAACTCTAGATGGCTGCCCATGAATAAAGTATTCAAGAAGACCATCTTAAGTGAAGATTCTAACATCTCCGATGTTCTGATGGCCAGTATTCAAGACCAAATTAACTATCACCAAGTTTCCAGTCTGAAATTAGGGAGAGGATTGTATTTGGCCTATCTGAAAATGCAAAGTTCTGTGGACATGATTCATTTGGTTGTATCGGCGAAAACTCCCAATATGTTGCCTCATTGCAAAGTCAGGGATAATCCTCACATATCTGC GGAAGAGtgggaatatttaaaacagcAACACTTGCCAGACGTTTTGGATAATGCGACAGAACTCCAGAGGAATTTTCTGGAACTAGTGACCAGCGCTGCCAAAAGACTGTTCAACTACATGGATATCACAAACGAGGATGCGAATACTCACAGATTGTATGACGCAGAAGTGATAGAGCTAACCGAAGAAGTCAGTTTTATAGTGATTTGTCCGCCTGCAGAGTTTTCTTGTGCTGTACCTGGGCAAAGGGAGATTCTCCTGCAGCGGGGAGACTTAGTCAGTCTGCCCATTCAG GTATTCGAAATGATCCACATGAACACTTATCAAAGCACCATTGTCCAGAAATACTCTAAGCTCAGTTGCCTCCTTGAACTGGATGCGGCCACCGCTAGCCACCTTCACCGTGAAGCATTCTCTAACTCTGAACTGGCAGTGGCCAAGGAAAGACTCTCCAAACTGCAAGACCTCCAAAATAAACTGGAATCCATCTGGAAAAGCGTCAGATGGCTGGCCGATGTCATCACCTTCGCCAGGGACAAGAATATGGGTTGTATCTGCATGCGCTACATTCTGGAAAAAGAAGTAGGCGTTTCCACCAGCCCCAAGAGGGATTTGCTGCAACTACCCCCTCCAAAAGTCATCAAAACCACCCCCGGGAGGGGATCATGGCCAGGACCAGGGGCGACAAACATGACCCCACAGACCAACTTGATGAGCGAATACAGCAAGAGTGAACAACATTTGAATATCAATGGCAGTGTCAGTCACTACCTGAGCGCCTGTAGTGATCCGGACTCCATAAGGAAAGACAGTGACAGTTTCACCAGTGCTAGTGAATATTTGTCTCAACTTGCTCCCAGTAGAAGTGAGGATGTGTTGTTTTCGGTGCCAGCAAGCAGCAGCACTAGATTGCCAGGTGCTAGTCCGATGAATGTTCGGCCTCAATATGGGGGTAGTATGGTCAGTGTTAGTACGTTGAATACAGCTGATAGTCTGCATAGTCTCAGCTCGGATAGTGATCCCATTGGAAATTCCACGCCCAAGAAAAAAGGTAAACCCAAGATGGTGCCTAGTAAGAGTATGGCAAATGTGAAGCAGCATTTTTTAG GTCCAACCAACGAAGATCACAACGTAATGTTCCTCACAGTCGACCACGCGGTCCCTCATAGAAATCTCGAATCCAGTCTCTCCAAGAGCCTCACCAACATTCGCGCATCATCGGATTTCAACCCAGAAGCGGATTCTCCAAACTGTCCAGTGGTATTCCCGGAAATCTTTAATTTGCCCAGCGACGACCCTGAGCCCTACGCCAAAGACAACTACGACATTTTGCAGATCTATGCGGCCTACGAAACTGGACTGGTCATAGGGACTAGTCTGAAAGTGTATGTCACTCCTAGGACTACGGCTCGTGAGGTGGTGAATGTGGTGGTGCGCCAGTTAAATATGGCGGTGATTTTGAAGGGAAAAAAAGGCCCGATTTACAGCAGGGACATGTTGAAGAATTTTTGCTTGGTGGCGATTATTGGAGCAAGGGAGAGGTGTTTGAGGGACGATTTTAAACCGCTGCTATTACAGAACCCATGGAAGTTAGGCAG